A region of Planctomycetia bacterium DNA encodes the following proteins:
- a CDS encoding diacylglycerol kinase produces MPSPFQKPPFTWRRKFGYAFRGLAVGVRGERSFIVHFTAAIAVIVAAGLLGCTLVEWCVLFIAIGGVLTAEVFNRAIERLASAITSDENADIRDALDIAAGAVLMASATSVVVGLAVLGYRVWLLSLTYSVFCGRGL; encoded by the coding sequence ATGCCGTCCCCGTTCCAAAAACCGCCGTTCACCTGGCGCCGCAAATTTGGCTATGCCTTCCGCGGCTTGGCCGTCGGCGTGCGCGGGGAGCGCAGCTTTATTGTCCATTTCACGGCGGCCATCGCCGTGATTGTTGCGGCGGGTCTGCTCGGCTGCACGCTCGTGGAATGGTGCGTCTTGTTCATCGCAATCGGCGGCGTGCTCACCGCAGAAGTCTTCAATCGAGCGATAGAGCGCCTCGCCAGTGCGATTACGTCCGACGAAAACGCGGACATCCGCGACGCCCTCGATATCGCCGCCGGGGCCGTGTTGATGGCCTCCGCGACGAGCGTGGTGGTTGGCCTGGCGGTGCTTGGGTACCGAGTCTGGCTATTGTCGCTGACGTACAGCGTCTTCTGTGGCCGAGGTCTGTGA
- the xseA gene encoding exodeoxyribonuclease VII large subunit, producing the protein MAYELENSHDSASERALTVSQFTGMVKDLLEGAFPAVWVVGEISNFSRPSSGHCYFTLKDDGAQMRAVIWRNAAQRLRFDLHDGLEVICHGAVDLYAPRGSYQLVIDQLQPKGIGALELALRKLREKLSAEGLFDPARKRPLPRFPRRIGLITSPTGAAVRDFLQVLKRRWLGADVLLAPVRVQGDGAGKEVAAAIRQLNAIQSDIDVLVVARGGGSLEDLWAFNEEIVVRAIHASRIPVVSAIGHEIDVTLADLVADVRALTPSEAAERVVPSADELRQTLGQHAQRLLTQLRSRATSARLRLESLAARRIFRRPFATLQQSEQRLDELDARAARATRQKLADGRRQISSTAARLESLSPLGVLGRGYSLTFREANGHLIRDAGELQPGDRIRTRLGQGEAVSRVENLL; encoded by the coding sequence ATGGCGTATGAACTGGAAAACTCGCACGATTCCGCTTCCGAACGGGCCCTCACGGTTTCCCAGTTCACTGGCATGGTGAAGGACCTCCTGGAAGGCGCTTTTCCGGCCGTCTGGGTCGTGGGGGAGATCTCCAATTTTTCCCGGCCCTCCTCCGGACATTGCTACTTCACGCTCAAGGACGACGGGGCGCAAATGCGGGCCGTGATCTGGCGTAACGCGGCCCAGCGGTTGCGATTCGATCTTCACGACGGCCTGGAAGTGATCTGCCACGGGGCCGTCGACCTCTACGCCCCGCGCGGTAGCTATCAACTGGTCATCGATCAACTGCAGCCCAAGGGAATCGGCGCGCTCGAATTGGCGCTACGCAAGTTGCGCGAGAAGTTATCGGCGGAAGGCTTGTTCGATCCGGCGCGCAAACGCCCGTTGCCACGGTTTCCTCGGCGGATCGGCCTAATCACGAGTCCGACCGGCGCGGCGGTGCGCGATTTTCTGCAGGTGCTCAAGCGCCGCTGGCTGGGCGCGGACGTGCTCCTCGCGCCGGTCCGCGTGCAAGGCGACGGCGCCGGCAAGGAAGTGGCCGCGGCGATTCGCCAGCTCAATGCGATACAATCCGACATCGACGTATTGGTCGTCGCCCGCGGCGGCGGCAGTTTGGAAGACCTCTGGGCGTTCAACGAAGAAATCGTCGTGCGAGCGATTCACGCCTCGCGGATTCCGGTCGTCTCCGCGATCGGGCATGAAATCGACGTCACGCTCGCGGATCTCGTTGCCGACGTTCGCGCGCTCACGCCTAGCGAAGCGGCCGAGCGCGTCGTGCCCAGCGCCGATGAATTGCGACAAACCCTGGGGCAGCACGCTCAACGGCTGCTCACGCAACTCCGTTCGCGGGCCACGAGCGCAAGGCTGCGGCTGGAGTCGCTCGCGGCGCGCCGGATTTTCCGCCGACCGTTCGCGACGTTGCAACAATCGGAACAACGCCTGGATGAACTGGACGCCCGCGCCGCGCGGGCGACTCGGCAAAAGCTCGCGGATGGTCGCCGGCAAATCTCCTCCACGGCGGCCAGGCTGGAATCCTTAAGTCCGCTCGGCGTCCTGGGGCGCGGTTACAGCCTCACCTTCCGCGAAGCCAACGGCCATTTGATTCGCGATGCTGGTGAACTGCAGCCGGGCGATCGCATTCGCACCCGGTTAGGGCAAGGTGAGGCGGTGTCCCGCGTGGAGAACCTTCTATAG